From one Paenibacillus sp. FSL K6-1330 genomic stretch:
- a CDS encoding sugar ABC transporter permease, with product MKGDRKYIVMFLLPAAAIMTIFLYYPFFKSLYLSFYRTSGFFDKKFVGWANYERLVTDKLLGAATLHTLEIMLYVIVFQVGIALVLAVLVDNISKLKGFYRTVFFFPVVISGTAISLLFVLFYNYNFGLLNNLLANFNIEKILWLDAKNALKAVSIPTVWHYVGFYFVLFLTAMSKIPADYYEAAKLEGITGFKKTTMLTIPLIMSDIKVVITLAITGTLKVFEFIWVITSGQNGTEVLGTYMYKKAMVDQNFGYGSAVAIYMVIFGVLLALIANRLMKRDEITY from the coding sequence ATGAAGGGTGATCGCAAGTACATTGTGATGTTTTTATTACCCGCAGCAGCCATCATGACAATCTTTCTATATTATCCGTTCTTCAAGAGTTTGTATCTTAGCTTTTATCGCACAAGCGGCTTTTTCGATAAAAAGTTTGTGGGATGGGCTAACTATGAGAGACTCGTTACGGATAAACTACTTGGCGCTGCAACATTGCACACGCTGGAAATCATGCTCTATGTTATCGTGTTTCAGGTTGGGATCGCACTTGTGTTGGCCGTCCTGGTAGATAACATTTCCAAGCTCAAAGGGTTTTATCGAACTGTCTTTTTCTTCCCGGTTGTCATATCCGGTACTGCCATTTCCTTATTATTTGTATTGTTCTACAATTACAACTTCGGTTTACTGAACAATTTGCTGGCGAATTTCAACATTGAGAAGATTCTGTGGCTGGATGCGAAAAATGCGCTTAAGGCAGTATCGATTCCAACGGTATGGCATTATGTGGGCTTTTATTTCGTCCTGTTCTTGACCGCCATGTCCAAAATACCCGCGGATTATTATGAGGCTGCAAAATTGGAAGGAATCACCGGGTTCAAGAAAACAACGATGCTTACAATTCCGCTCATCATGAGTGACATTAAGGTTGTTATCACCCTTGCCATTACGGGAACGTTGAAGGTGTTCGAGTTCATCTGGGTCATTACAAGCGGCCAGAATGGAACGGAAGTGCTGGGAACGTATATGTACAAAAAGGCCATGGTGGATCAGAACTTTGGTTACGGATCGGCGGTTGCTATATACATGGTGATCTTTGGCGTACTGCTTGCATTGATTGCCAACCGTTTGATGAAAAGAGACGAGATTACATACTAA
- a CDS encoding NAD(P)-dependent oxidoreductase: MKIGIIGATGKAGSLILKEAQARGHEVTAIVRNASKVSDSSINILEKNVLDLTNADLQGFDVVVNAFAAAPGQETQYVEVGRVLIEALKGTNTRLFVMGGAGSLFVDEAKTLRLMETPDFPKEYYPTAFHAGENLKDLEQTSDVKWTFLSPAAFFNPKGQRTGSYQEGKDHVIVNSSGQSYVSYADYAIAVLDELEQPKHINERYTVVSEA; this comes from the coding sequence ATGAAGATTGGTATTATCGGTGCAACAGGGAAAGCGGGAAGTCTGATTCTCAAGGAAGCACAAGCACGCGGTCATGAAGTAACGGCAATTGTACGTAATGCATCCAAGGTCTCCGATTCCAGTATTAACATTTTGGAGAAGAACGTGCTGGATTTGACTAATGCCGATCTTCAAGGCTTCGATGTTGTCGTGAATGCTTTTGCGGCGGCGCCTGGGCAGGAAACTCAATATGTGGAAGTAGGCCGAGTATTGATAGAAGCTCTGAAAGGCACGAATACCAGACTGTTTGTGATGGGCGGTGCCGGAAGCTTGTTTGTTGATGAAGCCAAAACCTTGCGACTCATGGAAACTCCTGATTTTCCTAAGGAATATTATCCGACAGCGTTCCACGCCGGTGAGAATTTGAAAGACCTGGAGCAAACTTCTGATGTGAAATGGACGTTTCTTAGTCCGGCAGCCTTCTTTAATCCGAAAGGTCAACGCACTGGCAGTTATCAGGAAGGCAAGGACCATGTCATTGTCAATTCGAGCGGTCAAAGCTATGTCAGCTACGCGGATTACGCGATTGCGGTATTGGATGAACTTGAACAGCCGAAGCATATCAATGAGCGTTATACGGTAGTATCCGAGGCTTAA
- a CDS encoding extracellular solute-binding protein, translating to MKRTSMLLMSVMLLLSMFLAACGNSSGTNTPAAEGDTPKTETTPPADEKKDEAAPVSLRVFSTFGGTDAAREAFQAALDEFTKEHPNVKIDNDTMSANDDGFRTKVNTDMNSGNEPDLLFYFIGADAEGFVNAGKVVPLNEILDADAEWKNGFIPDALELAKQKDGNIYAAPLTGFYEGLFVNKKIFEENGLELPTDWAKLTTAVKTLSDKGIIPLSVPFDQSHYLIEHTILSAAGPESQSKGLLDGIDPNWEKAYAAMKELYDLGAFPKDAATIDLSMSGNYYSEGLAAMTIEGSWAVGGWSDDTRDNSTVLPFPTVPGGAGSGNDIVGGFGSGFYLSKATYDDAAKKEAAIALLKHLTSPASIQKIASANGGTPAADVEVTGLPQVALDGFAMAAKAATIVAPVDSKVSQETFGNLRANVQPVVEGKKTPTQAIEEAKKTEDANKK from the coding sequence ATGAAAAGGACTTCCATGTTACTTATGAGTGTCATGTTGCTGCTCTCCATGTTCCTAGCAGCATGCGGTAACAGCAGTGGCACCAACACTCCTGCTGCTGAAGGAGATACTCCGAAGACGGAAACGACTCCGCCGGCAGATGAGAAGAAGGATGAAGCTGCTCCGGTTTCACTCCGCGTGTTCTCGACTTTCGGAGGAACTGACGCAGCTCGCGAAGCCTTCCAGGCAGCGTTGGATGAATTCACGAAGGAGCATCCGAACGTGAAGATAGACAACGATACCATGTCCGCAAATGATGACGGTTTCAGAACGAAAGTTAACACCGACATGAACAGCGGCAACGAGCCTGACTTGCTGTTCTACTTCATCGGGGCTGACGCAGAAGGATTCGTCAATGCCGGTAAAGTTGTGCCGCTGAACGAAATTCTCGACGCTGACGCTGAATGGAAGAACGGCTTCATTCCTGATGCGCTTGAGCTTGCCAAGCAAAAAGACGGTAACATTTACGCTGCACCATTGACCGGTTTCTATGAAGGCTTGTTTGTTAACAAAAAGATCTTCGAAGAAAATGGTCTGGAGCTTCCAACAGACTGGGCGAAATTGACCACAGCTGTGAAAACGTTATCTGACAAAGGCATTATTCCTTTGTCCGTACCATTTGACCAATCCCACTACCTGATCGAGCATACGATTTTGTCCGCAGCAGGTCCTGAAAGCCAAAGCAAAGGTCTGCTTGATGGCATCGATCCAAACTGGGAAAAAGCGTATGCGGCTATGAAAGAATTGTATGACCTGGGCGCATTCCCTAAAGATGCAGCAACGATCGACCTGAGCATGTCCGGCAACTACTATAGTGAAGGCCTGGCTGCTATGACCATCGAAGGATCTTGGGCAGTTGGCGGTTGGAGCGATGATACTCGTGACAACTCGACAGTTCTGCCATTTCCTACGGTTCCTGGTGGCGCTGGTAGCGGTAATGACATCGTAGGCGGTTTCGGTTCCGGTTTCTACCTCTCCAAAGCCACTTATGATGATGCAGCCAAAAAAGAAGCGGCAATCGCTTTGCTGAAACACCTGACTTCCCCGGCATCTATTCAAAAAATCGCTTCAGCGAACGGTGGTACACCAGCTGCTGACGTTGAAGTGACTGGATTGCCGCAAGTAGCTCTTGACGGTTTCGCTATGGCAGCTAAAGCAGCTACCATCGTTGCACCGGTTGACAGTAAAGTTTCGCAAGAAACGTTTGGTAACCTTCGTGCTAATGTTCAGCCTGTAGTGGAAGGTAAGAAGACTCCTACTCAAGCTATCGAAGAAGCGAAGAAAACCGAGGATGCCAACAAAAAATAG
- the xerS gene encoding tyrosine recombinase XerS yields MNIQKDIDRARLDEKSPDMPWFVQQFIDYKLPDLSPSTLLEYVRDYETFFNWLRSEGLSQATSNREVTLLELETLRMDSITSYRLYLTTRREGTNSRITVSRKLSSLRSLFHYLSQIAEDEDFYPLLKRNIMAKVEIKRIHKPKDTAAKLKGKILEEEELQDFITYIHEGYGLDVEQNKQALYAHEQNKVRDACIASLILNSGLRVSEVVNLNLADIDLNNKMLHVYRKGNNDETFKTPVYFRAQAKDDLEYYLQLRQARYKVPKKEKALFVALRNGQNEGQRMTKRAIQAMIIKYAKRFGKPALTVHKLRHSFATDYYLQNDIYKTKEQLGHASTETTEVYAHLTDKTMSEAIERRSDD; encoded by the coding sequence ATGAATATACAAAAAGATATCGACCGTGCAAGACTCGATGAGAAATCGCCGGACATGCCTTGGTTCGTACAGCAATTTATCGACTACAAGCTCCCGGATCTCTCACCCTCCACCCTGCTCGAATATGTAAGGGATTATGAAACGTTTTTTAACTGGCTCCGGTCGGAGGGGCTGTCCCAAGCAACCTCTAACCGAGAGGTGACGCTGCTCGAGCTGGAGACGCTGCGCATGGACAGCATCACCAGTTATCGATTATATCTGACTACGCGCCGGGAAGGGACCAACTCCAGAATCACGGTTTCCCGCAAGCTCTCATCGCTGCGCTCCCTGTTTCATTATTTAAGCCAGATTGCAGAGGACGAGGACTTTTACCCGCTTCTCAAGCGTAACATCATGGCTAAAGTGGAAATTAAGCGAATTCATAAACCCAAAGATACGGCTGCCAAGTTAAAAGGAAAAATACTGGAAGAAGAAGAGCTTCAGGATTTCATTACTTACATTCACGAAGGTTATGGGCTGGATGTGGAGCAGAACAAACAGGCGCTCTACGCGCATGAGCAAAATAAAGTCAGAGACGCCTGTATCGCCAGCCTCATATTAAATTCCGGCCTTCGTGTATCCGAAGTGGTCAATTTGAACCTTGCAGACATCGACCTGAACAATAAAATGCTCCATGTCTATCGTAAAGGTAATAACGACGAAACCTTTAAAACCCCGGTCTACTTCCGTGCGCAAGCCAAAGACGATCTTGAATATTACCTGCAGCTTCGGCAGGCCCGTTACAAGGTGCCGAAAAAAGAAAAGGCTCTGTTCGTTGCACTGCGTAACGGCCAGAATGAAGGGCAGCGCATGACCAAGCGGGCGATTCAGGCGATGATCATCAAATACGCCAAGCGTTTTGGCAAGCCAGCCCTAACCGTGCATAAGCTGCGGCATTCGTTTGCAACCGACTATTATCTGCAAAATGATATTTACAAAACCAAAGAACAACTGGGTCACGCATCCACCGAGACAACCGAAGTGTACGCCCACTTAACGGACAAAACGATGTCCGAGGCGATTGAACGCCGCTCCGATGATTAA
- the glp gene encoding gephyrin-like molybdotransferase Glp has product MKDNHSISPKKQNHKFDRRALQVADAQALAASYAGLGQEEFIRLQDSDGRVLASDVIAPHPFPAFARSGMDGYAVRSADLAACDLGGKVWLEVVDQIPCGYVSSIPIEQGKASRIMTGAQVPEGADAVVMLEATELRMEDGLTHVGFKRSIEKGKNITPLGFELQEGDLILRRGTLIGPGEISVLATFGIHQVEVYRQPVVGIFSTGTELLDITEPLEPGKIRNSNTYMLASQIREAGGVPVIMEAIPDDIELARQKVEEALQVYDIVVTTGGVSVGDYDIMGELVTSGGLDMLFNKVTMRPGSVTTAAVKDGKLLFALSGNPGACYVGFLLFVRPAIRKMLGMEQLFLTEWTAELGSDYSKVNNFTRFVRGSLKVSNGKLVATPASLDESSVMITIKDSDCLIVIPPELRGAVKGQAVQVLVLPGTWT; this is encoded by the coding sequence GTGAAGGATAATCATTCGATATCGCCTAAGAAACAAAATCATAAATTTGATCGGCGCGCTTTACAGGTAGCGGACGCGCAAGCGCTTGCCGCTTCATATGCAGGGCTTGGTCAGGAGGAGTTCATTCGGCTGCAGGATAGTGATGGACGTGTGCTTGCTTCCGATGTCATCGCCCCTCACCCGTTTCCGGCTTTTGCACGTTCGGGCATGGACGGTTATGCTGTTCGCTCAGCGGATTTGGCAGCATGCGATCTAGGGGGAAAGGTGTGGCTCGAGGTTGTAGACCAGATCCCGTGCGGATATGTGTCTTCAATCCCGATCGAGCAAGGCAAGGCTTCCCGCATCATGACAGGCGCTCAAGTCCCGGAAGGGGCGGACGCTGTCGTTATGCTTGAAGCGACGGAGCTTCGAATGGAGGATGGCTTAACCCATGTAGGCTTCAAGAGGTCCATCGAGAAAGGGAAGAATATCACTCCCCTCGGATTCGAGCTTCAGGAAGGTGATTTGATCCTCCGCCGAGGAACTCTGATCGGGCCTGGAGAAATTTCAGTTCTGGCTACCTTCGGCATACATCAGGTTGAAGTGTATCGTCAGCCAGTGGTAGGAATTTTCTCGACGGGCACCGAACTACTGGACATCACCGAGCCGCTTGAACCCGGTAAAATCCGAAACAGCAATACCTATATGCTCGCATCGCAAATTCGGGAAGCTGGTGGTGTGCCAGTGATTATGGAGGCGATCCCGGATGATATCGAGCTTGCCCGCCAGAAGGTGGAGGAAGCGCTGCAGGTATATGATATCGTGGTTACGACAGGCGGCGTTTCAGTAGGTGACTACGATATTATGGGGGAGCTGGTGACATCCGGCGGTCTGGACATGCTGTTTAATAAAGTCACGATGCGTCCCGGAAGTGTTACAACCGCGGCTGTTAAGGATGGTAAACTGCTCTTCGCGCTATCGGGTAATCCGGGCGCATGTTATGTGGGATTTCTGTTGTTTGTCAGACCTGCGATCCGCAAGATGCTTGGCATGGAGCAGTTGTTCTTAACCGAATGGACGGCAGAATTGGGTTCGGATTACTCGAAAGTGAACAACTTTACCCGTTTCGTCCGGGGGAGCCTTAAGGTGTCAAACGGCAAGCTTGTAGCCACACCTGCATCCCTTGATGAATCGAGTGTCATGATCACGATCAAAGACAGTGACTGTTTAATCGTGATCCCGCCAGAGCTTCGAGGCGCAGTTAAAGGCCAAGCCGTACAGGTCCTCGTTCTGCCAGGTACCTGGACATGA
- a CDS encoding carbohydrate ABC transporter permease: MEPTIVVEHKTQRVRKSRFSLGTTLMYVILTAWSLTTIYPLFWIVNNSFKVSRDVMNNSFGIAWEPVFVNYQNAFDRINIGRSYINSLVMSFSTVLLVLLLGGLAAYVLSRFNFKGKRTIYSILYATLLIPAFATVVPVYELLIKTSLVNTYWGLIFPQTAGNLTFATLVIAGYMATIPKELEEASFMDGCNRWQMFVKIFVPISQPVFASTSIFVFMWSYNDLFSALIFVNKENVRPIVALLNEISSQYGTDFGLMATAVSLTVIPVLIVYLFISKYIQKGLTEGAVKG, from the coding sequence ATGGAGCCAACCATCGTCGTTGAACACAAAACTCAGCGCGTTAGGAAAAGTCGGTTTAGTTTAGGCACCACGTTGATGTACGTGATTTTGACAGCGTGGTCCTTAACAACCATCTATCCGTTATTCTGGATCGTGAATAACTCGTTCAAGGTTTCTCGCGATGTGATGAATAATTCCTTTGGTATCGCATGGGAACCGGTGTTTGTTAACTATCAGAACGCATTTGACCGCATCAATATCGGAAGAAGTTATATCAATAGCTTGGTGATGTCCTTCAGTACCGTATTGTTGGTGTTATTGCTCGGAGGACTAGCCGCTTATGTGCTGTCCAGATTCAACTTTAAAGGCAAGCGCACAATTTATTCCATTCTGTATGCGACACTTTTGATCCCGGCGTTTGCTACCGTAGTTCCGGTATATGAGCTTCTTATCAAAACCAGCTTGGTCAATACGTACTGGGGCCTGATCTTCCCGCAAACGGCAGGCAATCTGACGTTTGCGACCTTGGTTATTGCCGGTTATATGGCAACGATACCGAAAGAGCTTGAAGAAGCTTCTTTTATGGACGGATGCAACCGATGGCAAATGTTTGTTAAGATATTCGTTCCGATCTCGCAGCCTGTATTTGCATCGACAAGTATTTTTGTATTTATGTGGTCGTACAATGACTTGTTCTCAGCGTTGATCTTTGTAAACAAAGAGAATGTCCGTCCGATCGTTGCATTGCTTAATGAGATCAGTTCCCAATACGGAACAGACTTTGGCCTGATGGCTACGGCAGTATCGTTGACCGTTATTCCGGTGCTGATTGTGTACCTGTTTATCTCAAAGTATATTCAAAAAGGTTTGACCGAAGGAGCCGTCAAGGGTTAA
- a CDS encoding Hsp20/alpha crystallin family protein, producing MNSRSKRPDWLSKDSFFNNNSFPFKDLNDLNEDFQLDPTVIEDYVKDKIKQATAGNEMLPNPNTLRYETFDTHNFLVVKCYIPKRVHPENLWIKLNRTQIKIQGLPKDQSQTIVLPVPILPAQSIATYKQPTLQIKMPKMSTGRFRDINIRFL from the coding sequence ATGAACTCAAGATCCAAACGGCCTGACTGGTTGTCAAAGGACTCTTTTTTCAACAACAATTCGTTTCCATTCAAAGATCTTAATGATCTCAATGAGGATTTCCAGCTGGATCCAACCGTAATTGAGGATTATGTAAAGGATAAGATAAAACAAGCAACCGCCGGAAATGAAATGCTGCCTAACCCTAATACACTTCGATATGAAACTTTTGATACCCATAACTTTCTGGTTGTAAAATGTTATATCCCCAAACGTGTCCATCCGGAAAACTTATGGATTAAGCTAAATCGGACACAGATTAAAATCCAAGGTTTGCCAAAAGATCAAAGCCAGACCATCGTCTTACCCGTCCCCATTCTTCCTGCACAAAGCATTGCGACCTATAAACAGCCTACTCTTCAAATTAAGATGCCAAAAATGTCTACAGGCCGATTTCGTGATATCAATATTCGTTTCTTATGA
- a CDS encoding glucose 1-dehydrogenase translates to MYLPSFHLEGKKAFVTGAGRGIGRAIAIGLAEAGCDVGLMSRTRSDLDETANLINGLNQGQAFVLPGDLTIREEMEGAIREFVDQAGRIDILVNNAGMNIRTPALEVTDSEWDLIMQTNLKSAFVASQAAARFMKDQGNGRIINISSVGGHTALRTGVVYGATKAALIHMTKVLAMEWAQYGIQVNSVGPWYFRTPLTEKLLGDEDYMQAILDRTPLKRVGSLEEVVGPVVFLASEAANYMTGQTLLVDGGLSIYGF, encoded by the coding sequence ATGTATTTACCGAGTTTTCATCTGGAAGGGAAAAAAGCTTTTGTTACAGGGGCGGGACGTGGAATCGGACGCGCCATTGCCATAGGATTGGCAGAGGCCGGATGTGATGTCGGCTTGATGTCCCGAACCAGAAGCGATTTGGATGAGACCGCAAATCTGATCAATGGCTTGAACCAGGGTCAGGCCTTTGTGCTGCCGGGTGATCTGACCATAAGGGAAGAAATGGAGGGAGCGATTCGAGAATTTGTGGATCAGGCAGGACGAATCGATATACTGGTCAATAATGCCGGCATGAATATTCGTACGCCTGCGCTGGAAGTGACGGATTCCGAATGGGACTTAATTATGCAAACCAACCTGAAGTCGGCTTTTGTAGCTTCTCAAGCGGCTGCCCGATTTATGAAAGATCAGGGAAATGGCAGAATCATTAACATCTCCTCCGTAGGCGGACACACGGCCCTTCGCACAGGCGTTGTCTATGGAGCCACGAAGGCGGCTCTCATCCATATGACCAAGGTGCTTGCGATGGAGTGGGCGCAGTATGGAATTCAGGTCAACTCGGTCGGACCTTGGTATTTCCGGACTCCGCTGACCGAGAAGCTGCTTGGTGATGAGGATTATATGCAGGCCATATTGGACCGGACACCGCTTAAGCGCGTGGGAAGTCTGGAAGAAGTGGTGGGACCTGTCGTTTTTCTGGCGTCCGAGGCTGCCAATTACATGACCGGGCAAACGCTGCTGGTGGATGGCGGACTTAGCATATATGGATTTTAA
- a CDS encoding spore germination protein yields MVSIIGNMKIVNVGPSSTVLVGNTGVIDLDSTSKAYSGANSFTTGDSIGTNIANNQASSTNTFDPDLIDSPNA; encoded by the coding sequence GTGGTTTCGATTATCGGCAATATGAAGATTGTAAACGTGGGCCCCAGTTCTACGGTCTTGGTTGGAAATACAGGCGTCATTGATTTAGACAGTACCTCAAAAGCTTATTCCGGCGCCAACTCGTTCACCACTGGCGATAGTATTGGTACGAATATTGCAAACAACCAGGCCAGCAGCACGAATACATTCGATCCGGACTTGATTGATTCACCTAATGCTTAA
- the mobB gene encoding molybdopterin-guanine dinucleotide biosynthesis protein B has product MKVFQVCGYKNSGKTTLITALIPLLKRHGIRTAIIKHDGHGFEMDHEGTDTYKFREAGAEGIAIASPGRTAMLMETELELASLVHLYNDFELVLVEGYKMQPYPKLVLLRGTEDIGLVDQVEEIRGIVVRPEMLKEPSALHEIQQRLAVPLFTWNDTERITSVLLSL; this is encoded by the coding sequence ATGAAGGTTTTCCAGGTATGCGGTTATAAGAACAGCGGCAAAACCACGTTGATAACCGCCTTGATTCCACTGTTGAAACGGCATGGCATTCGGACAGCCATCATCAAGCATGACGGGCACGGATTTGAAATGGACCACGAAGGGACAGATACGTACAAATTCCGTGAGGCGGGAGCCGAGGGGATCGCCATCGCTTCGCCAGGGCGTACGGCGATGCTGATGGAAACGGAGCTGGAACTTGCGTCGTTAGTCCATTTGTACAACGATTTTGAGCTGGTGCTTGTTGAGGGCTATAAGATGCAGCCTTATCCGAAGCTCGTACTGCTGCGAGGAACGGAGGATATTGGGCTAGTGGATCAAGTTGAAGAGATCAGGGGTATTGTGGTGCGTCCTGAAATGCTGAAGGAACCGTCAGCCCTGCATGAGATACAGCAGCGGCTAGCGGTTCCCCTATTTACTTGGAATGACACAGAGCGGATTACGTCGGTGCTGCTGTCATTATAA
- the ltrA gene encoding group II intron reverse transcriptase/maturase yields the protein MKAEYRKGCLQRDSVEHEEYAGAQSIDTRESRERDGAIDLLERILSRDNLNKAYKQVKRNHGAPGIDGMTVEAALPWLRENRDELLQSIREGRYKPSPVRRKEIPKPDGSGVRKLGIPTVVDRIIQQAIAQQLQPRFEPLFSDGSYGYRPGRSAQQAIRKVKAYAEQGWGHAVEIDLSKYFDTLNHELLMNLLRKQIEDKRVTNLIKRYLKSGVMENGVRRETEEGSPQGGPLSPLLANIYLNEFDQEMKSRGVKVIRYADDIVVLARSKRAATRLLESCRTYLENKLRLKMNTQKSKVVSVVAQKHFKFLGFALGKNGSGVYIRVHRQSLAKAKRKLKELTSRSQGRNARQVMENVKVYIRGWIGYFYVADMKRILQSWNEWLRRRMRMYIWKQWKRPRTKVQNLRKLGVPEWQAYPWGNTRLGYWRIAGSAILQRSVTNEKLAQAGYYDFPAQYERLRQLHLNG from the coding sequence ATGAAAGCAGAATACCGAAAGGGCTGCCTGCAAAGGGATAGTGTGGAACACGAAGAGTATGCAGGAGCGCAGAGCATCGACACTCGGGAGAGTAGAGAAAGGGACGGTGCAATCGACTTGCTGGAAAGGATACTGAGCAGGGACAACCTGAACAAGGCCTACAAGCAGGTCAAGCGCAATCACGGAGCACCGGGAATCGACGGAATGACGGTCGAGGCGGCATTGCCGTGGCTGCGGGAAAACAGAGACGAACTCTTGCAAAGCATCCGGGAGGGTCGATATAAGCCGAGCCCGGTACGACGCAAGGAAATCCCCAAACCAGATGGAAGCGGAGTAAGAAAGCTCGGCATTCCCACGGTCGTGGATCGCATCATCCAGCAAGCCATCGCCCAGCAGTTGCAACCGCGGTTTGAGCCGCTTTTCTCGGATGGAAGCTACGGCTACCGCCCAGGGCGGAGCGCGCAGCAGGCGATCCGAAAAGTGAAAGCTTATGCGGAGCAGGGATGGGGCCACGCAGTAGAAATTGACCTCTCGAAGTACTTCGACACGCTGAACCATGAGCTGTTGATGAACCTCCTGCGCAAACAAATCGAGGACAAGCGCGTAACCAACCTGATTAAAAGGTACCTGAAAAGCGGAGTCATGGAAAACGGGGTGCGCCGCGAAACAGAAGAAGGCTCTCCTCAGGGTGGCCCTTTGTCGCCATTATTGGCGAACATCTATCTGAACGAATTCGATCAGGAGATGAAAAGCCGGGGCGTGAAGGTCATTCGCTATGCAGATGACATTGTGGTGCTGGCGAGAAGCAAGCGGGCAGCGACGCGGCTACTGGAATCCTGCCGGACGTATCTGGAGAACAAGCTGAGGCTCAAGATGAATACGCAGAAAAGCAAGGTAGTTAGCGTAGTGGCACAGAAGCATTTCAAATTCCTCGGTTTTGCTTTGGGGAAGAACGGAAGCGGCGTGTATATCCGCGTACATCGACAATCCCTGGCAAAGGCAAAGAGGAAGCTGAAAGAGCTAACGAGCCGGAGTCAAGGCAGGAATGCGAGGCAGGTGATGGAGAACGTAAAGGTCTACATTCGGGGATGGATCGGTTATTTCTATGTAGCCGACATGAAGCGAATCCTGCAAAGCTGGAATGAATGGCTGCGAAGGCGGATGCGCATGTATATCTGGAAGCAATGGAAGAGGCCAAGAACGAAGGTACAGAACCTGCGGAAGCTGGGGGTGCCGGAGTGGCAGGCCTACCCATGGGGAAACACCCGACTGGGTTACTGGCGCATTGCCGGAAGCGCGATACTGCAACGCTCTGTTACAAACGAAAAGCTCGCACAGGCAGGGTATTATGACTTCCCTGCTCAGTACGAGCGTCTACGTCAATTGCACTTAAACGGTTGA
- a CDS encoding GNAT family N-acetyltransferase, giving the protein MISERAERMGIELVPKRKQAVIVNLMQLYLYDFTKYLDISVNDQGLFLPYPDLDEFWKKRERKYPYLITFDQRPAGFALIERMDDAAEADYYMTEFFVMQKYRRTGLGTWAATCLFDQFQGRWKVTQVSSNMPAQAFWRKVIESYTGGRYEEYIDPVRHNPSQYFNS; this is encoded by the coding sequence ATGATTTCAGAACGAGCGGAACGCATGGGAATTGAGCTGGTTCCGAAGCGGAAACAAGCCGTTATCGTAAACTTAATGCAATTGTACCTATATGATTTTACCAAGTATCTGGATATTTCGGTAAATGATCAAGGGTTGTTTTTACCCTATCCGGATCTGGATGAGTTCTGGAAAAAGCGGGAACGGAAATACCCTTATCTGATTACGTTTGATCAACGGCCAGCCGGGTTTGCTTTGATCGAGCGGATGGATGACGCCGCAGAAGCGGACTATTACATGACGGAATTTTTTGTTATGCAAAAATATCGGCGAACGGGATTGGGGACTTGGGCGGCGACCTGTCTGTTCGATCAGTTCCAGGGACGCTGGAAGGTGACGCAAGTGAGCAGCAATATGCCGGCGCAGGCGTTTTGGCGAAAAGTCATTGAATCTTATACGGGCGGTCGATATGAGGAATATATTGATCCGGTTCGTCATAATCCTTCGCAATATTTTAATTCCTAG
- a CDS encoding MarR family transcriptional regulator: MNIDDSILSSCLFFTSNRFARSMTKMAEEAFAKAGLSPTYSYVLVVIHQYPGITQKELSDKLSIAPSTSTRFIDKLEEKQLVLRQSEWKETHIFLTDEGKLLYQELNQYFEQLYGQYVSLLGKEHSEQLTKLLHESSEILKKGI, translated from the coding sequence ATGAACATCGATGATTCCATACTAAGCTCATGCTTGTTTTTTACATCGAATCGGTTTGCTCGTTCGATGACCAAGATGGCGGAGGAAGCTTTTGCCAAAGCTGGTTTATCGCCAACATATTCCTATGTTCTGGTGGTAATCCATCAATATCCCGGCATAACGCAGAAAGAGCTAAGCGATAAGTTATCGATTGCTCCATCCACAAGCACCCGGTTCATTGATAAGCTGGAGGAGAAGCAGTTGGTACTGCGCCAATCCGAATGGAAAGAAACGCATATTTTTTTAACGGATGAAGGGAAGTTGTTATATCAGGAGCTGAACCAATATTTTGAACAGCTGTATGGACAGTATGTTTCCCTCTTGGGGAAGGAACATAGCGAACAATTAACTAAACTTCTCCATGAATCCAGTGAAATATTGAAAAAGGGAATATAA